In Providencia rettgeri, the following proteins share a genomic window:
- the fbp gene encoding class 1 fructose-bisphosphatase, producing MKTLGEFIVEKQQDFPHATGELTSLLSAIKLGAKIIHRDINKAGLVDILGTNGVSNIQGEVQMKLDLYANEKLKAALKARGEVAGIASEEEDEIVIFEGDRAENAKYVVLMDPLDGSSNIDVNVSVGTIFSIYHRITPIGQPVTEADFLQPGNRQVAAGYVVYGSSTMLVYTTGVGVHAFTYDPSLGVFCLSHEKVMFPSEGKMYSINEGNYIKFPMGVKKYIKYCQEEDKATNRPYTTRYIGSLVADFHRNLLKGGIYIYPSTASHPNGKLRLLYECNPIAFLAEQAGGKASDGANRILDIIPSELHQRAPFFVGTESMVEKAESFMREFPDTE from the coding sequence ATGAAAACATTAGGCGAATTCATCGTCGAAAAGCAACAAGATTTTCCTCATGCAACAGGTGAGCTGACTTCTTTATTATCAGCTATCAAACTGGGCGCTAAAATTATCCATCGTGATATTAATAAAGCTGGACTTGTCGATATTCTTGGCACTAACGGTGTTTCGAATATTCAAGGTGAAGTTCAGATGAAGCTTGACCTGTATGCAAACGAAAAACTAAAAGCGGCTTTAAAAGCACGCGGAGAAGTCGCCGGTATCGCCTCTGAAGAAGAAGACGAAATTGTCATTTTCGAAGGAGACCGCGCAGAAAACGCAAAATATGTTGTTTTAATGGACCCACTTGATGGTTCTTCGAACATCGATGTAAACGTTTCCGTTGGAACAATTTTCTCCATTTACCATCGTATTACACCGATTGGCCAACCGGTTACAGAAGCGGATTTCCTGCAACCTGGTAACCGCCAAGTGGCTGCGGGCTACGTGGTTTACGGTTCATCAACGATGTTAGTTTACACCACGGGTGTTGGTGTACACGCGTTTACTTACGACCCATCATTGGGCGTGTTCTGCTTGTCTCATGAAAAAGTGATGTTCCCATCAGAAGGAAAAATGTACTCCATCAATGAAGGCAACTATATCAAGTTCCCGATGGGTGTTAAAAAGTACATTAAATATTGCCAAGAAGAAGATAAAGCAACAAATCGCCCGTATACCACACGTTATATCGGTTCTTTGGTTGCAGACTTCCATCGTAACTTGCTCAAAGGGGGAATTTATATTTACCCAAGTACGGCAAGCCATCCCAATGGAAAACTGCGCCTTCTGTACGAATGTAACCCAATTGCATTTTTAGCAGAGCAAGCCGGTGGTAAAGCCAGTGATGGAGCAAACCGCATTTTAGATATCATACCTAGCGAATTACACCAACGTGCGCCGTTCTTTGTCGGAACAGAGTCGATGGTAGAAAAAGCAGAATCATTTATGCGTGAATTCCCTGACACGGAATAA
- the ppa gene encoding inorganic diphosphatase produces the protein MGLNNVPAGKDLPEDIYVIIEIPANADPIKYEVDKDSGALFVDRFMSTAMFYPCNYGYINNTLSLDGDPVDVLVPTPYPLQPGSVIRCRPVGVLKMTDESGEDAKLVAVPHTKLSKEYDHIKDVNDLPELLRAQITHFFEHYKDLEKGKWVKVDGWEDAASAKAEIIESFERAAKK, from the coding sequence ATGGGCCTGAACAATGTACCGGCAGGTAAAGATCTGCCAGAAGATATCTATGTTATCATCGAGATCCCAGCGAACGCAGATCCTATCAAATATGAAGTTGATAAAGACTCTGGTGCGCTGTTTGTAGACCGTTTCATGTCAACCGCGATGTTCTATCCATGCAACTATGGTTACATCAACAACACCCTGTCTTTAGATGGCGACCCAGTTGATGTATTAGTTCCAACTCCATACCCATTACAACCAGGCTCAGTCATCCGTTGCCGCCCTGTTGGCGTCCTAAAAATGACTGACGAGTCTGGTGAAGATGCAAAATTAGTGGCTGTTCCGCACACTAAATTAAGCAAAGAATACGATCACATCAAAGATGTGAACGACCTGCCAGAATTACTGCGTGCTCAAATTACTCATTTCTTTGAACATTACAAAGATTTAGAAAAAGGTAAATGGGTTAAAGTTGACGGTTGGGAAGATGCAGCATCTGCAAAAGCAGAGATCATCGAATCTTTCGAACGCGCTGCAAAAAAATAA
- a CDS encoding gamma-glutamylcyclotransferase family protein: MRVIVYGSLRQKQGNHHWMTYAQLLGEHKLEGYELYDLGYYPAVVKGDGAIECEVYRINPSILTELDELKKNSQDYVRELIPTPYGNAWIYLYKHSVDGLRQIKSGDWLKRDEEV, encoded by the coding sequence ATGCGTGTAATTGTTTATGGCAGCTTAAGACAAAAGCAAGGAAATCATCACTGGATGACTTATGCTCAGCTACTCGGTGAACATAAGCTAGAAGGCTATGAACTGTATGATCTTGGATATTATCCAGCAGTTGTCAAAGGGGATGGGGCGATAGAGTGCGAAGTGTATCGAATCAACCCGTCCATTTTGACAGAGTTAGATGAGTTAAAGAAAAATTCTCAAGACTATGTGAGGGAGCTCATCCCAACGCCGTATGGCAACGCTTGGATTTATCTATATAAACATTCCGTTGATGGTCTACGCCAAATAAAGAGTGGCGACTGGTTGAAACGTGATGAAGAAGTATAA